The following proteins are co-located in the Desulfoscipio sp. XC116 genome:
- a CDS encoding copper amine oxidase N-terminal domain-containing protein, with product MKKKGIILILALVLGMQNFAAPAFAAVNTLSRPAEINVNGEFVQTDTHPVLSSGRLLVPIRALSSLGLTYTWDSKTNTATISDQSSNFVKVTINSKTAYKNSTAIQLDVSAQIQNNRVFVPVRFVAEALGYNVQYEALRDIVFVKSADYTMNSDVLTQTDDLQAARKAAISLPLTANFEILSFKDPKTYDSEDYVFPEGKADNYIFSDSRVQSFVEIKNGKAEVVGQILDGALGEPYVKTAGDITITRIPASRGSVCFGRIGDKTIANYGELGRVTGSMKIYSDLILKLPANM from the coding sequence GTGAAGAAAAAAGGGATTATACTAATCTTAGCTTTAGTGCTGGGCATGCAAAATTTTGCAGCCCCTGCGTTTGCCGCAGTAAATACTCTTTCCCGTCCAGCGGAAATTAACGTTAACGGGGAATTTGTACAGACGGATACCCATCCTGTGCTTAGCAGCGGGCGGCTGCTTGTTCCAATAAGAGCGCTCTCTTCACTGGGACTGACCTACACCTGGGATAGTAAGACAAATACAGCGACCATTTCCGATCAAAGCAGCAACTTTGTTAAAGTCACCATCAACAGTAAGACTGCCTATAAAAATTCGACTGCAATCCAACTGGACGTGTCGGCTCAAATACAGAACAATCGTGTCTTTGTCCCCGTACGTTTCGTAGCGGAAGCGTTGGGTTATAACGTTCAATATGAAGCGCTTAGGGATATTGTTTTTGTTAAATCAGCAGACTACACCATGAATTCTGACGTGTTGACTCAGACTGACGATTTGCAAGCTGCGCGCAAAGCGGCTATCTCATTGCCCTTGACAGCAAACTTTGAAATCTTAAGCTTCAAGGACCCTAAGACATATGATAGTGAGGATTATGTTTTCCCTGAAGGGAAAGCGGATAATTACATTTTTTCGGATTCTCGCGTTCAGTCCTTTGTAGAAATTAAAAACGGAAAAGCAGAGGTTGTCGGGCAAATTCTTGATGGCGCCCTGGGGGAACCTTATGTGAAAACGGCTGGAGATATTACGATTACGAGGATTCCCGCTAGTCGCGGTTCTGTTTGTTTTGGAAGGATAGGAGACAAAACAATTGCCAATTATGGAGAATTAGGGCGAGTTACAGGCAGTATGAAGATATACTCCGATTTGATCCTAAAACTACCGGCAAATATGTAA
- a CDS encoding DUF4367 domain-containing protein, which translates to MPKNNPEQIRKKLYEEYEDSLFKLIMHDVAEKEGKLFLEEKEKLKNAVEFLPSAEAFKRFSQQLDAHLKKPLTYARTQRIFKALNRFAVAMLIVIVLSSIAVTSVEALKVRVLNLLMDIQPEYTSLELKDNGSDSGSLIINCHKAYIPTYIPAGFKVSAISNGKLLRKIEFKNQQGSFITYTELSEGSKPALDTENASIFETVDINGHEGTLVVKDSLVTIIWGMNNRMFVIRAQTGKDTAIKVAEGVEYID; encoded by the coding sequence GTGCCGAAGAACAACCCGGAACAAATTCGAAAAAAACTTTATGAGGAATATGAAGATAGTCTGTTTAAATTGATTATGCACGACGTTGCGGAAAAAGAAGGAAAACTTTTTTTGGAAGAAAAAGAGAAGCTAAAAAATGCCGTGGAATTCCTGCCTTCCGCAGAAGCATTCAAAAGGTTTAGCCAACAACTGGACGCTCATTTAAAAAAGCCGCTGACTTATGCCAGAACACAACGTATTTTTAAGGCCTTAAACAGATTTGCTGTAGCCATGCTGATTGTGATTGTTCTATCGTCTATTGCCGTGACGAGCGTAGAAGCATTGAAAGTCAGGGTATTGAATTTATTGATGGATATCCAACCGGAATATACGTCCCTTGAATTAAAGGACAACGGTTCGGATAGTGGCAGTTTAATTATAAACTGCCATAAAGCTTATATCCCGACCTATATACCGGCCGGATTTAAAGTCAGTGCTATTTCCAACGGTAAACTTTTAAGAAAAATCGAATTCAAAAATCAGCAGGGTTCTTTTATCACTTATACGGAATTAAGCGAAGGCAGCAAGCCTGCGCTGGATACGGAGAATGCTTCCATCTTTGAAACGGTAGATATCAACGGGCATGAGGGAACGCTTGTAGTCAAAGACTCCCTGGTTACAATCATCTGGGGAATGAATAACCGTATGTTTGTGATTCGGGCACAGACGGGAAAGGACACGGCGATAAAGGTGGCCGAAGGGGTGGAATATATAGATTAA
- a CDS encoding sigma-70 family RNA polymerase sigma factor, whose translation MMIIAAIVGEDDKAFMLNLYRDYYGIVRKTVYNITHDADNVEDLINDTFMKLIEKISLIRTLDSCKIAAYVVYTSRSVAINFVKRRDVQKKHAYYGEDMDLAGKVPSLENTTEDRIIHQEEMEEIRNAILRLPKKQKDLLYFKYILGMTDAEISETFGIVPGSVRQYSTRARREAQKLMDKEMSMRAEEQPGTNSKKTL comes from the coding sequence ATGATGATAATAGCCGCAATAGTAGGCGAAGATGACAAGGCTTTTATGCTGAACTTATATCGAGATTATTATGGTATTGTAAGAAAGACTGTTTATAATATTACCCATGATGCGGACAATGTGGAAGATTTAATTAACGATACTTTCATGAAATTAATTGAAAAGATATCTTTAATTCGGACTCTAGACAGTTGCAAGATAGCTGCTTACGTTGTCTATACTTCCAGGAGCGTGGCAATTAACTTTGTAAAACGCAGAGATGTACAGAAAAAACATGCGTATTATGGAGAAGATATGGATCTGGCCGGGAAGGTTCCCAGCCTTGAAAACACCACGGAAGATAGGATTATTCATCAGGAAGAGATGGAAGAAATAAGGAATGCCATATTAAGGCTTCCGAAAAAGCAGAAAGATCTATTGTATTTTAAATACATATTGGGAATGACTGATGCGGAAATATCAGAAACTTTCGGGATAGTTCCCGGCAGTGTGCGGCAATATTCGACAAGGGCCCGAAGAGAAGCCCAAAAACTCATGGATAAGGAGATGAGTATGCGTGCCGAAGAACAACCCGGAACAAATTCGAAAAAAACTTTATGA